A genomic region of Micromonospora sp. NBC_01796 contains the following coding sequences:
- the araB gene encoding ribulokinase — MNRVDGAGDRYVVGVDFGTLSGRALVVRVGDGVELGTAVHQYGDGVISTALPAGRPLPPDWALQNPEDYRDVLRYAVPAAVSAAKVDPSAVVGIGIDFTACTVLPTFADGTPLCEDPELRDRPHSWVKLWKHHAAQPHADRINALAHERAEPWIGRYGGKISAEWQFAKGLQMLEEDPEVYHRAERFVEAADWIVWQLGGAETRNACTAGYKGILQDGRHPSRDFLTALNPDFGDFVSKLDGPLSPLGARAGGLTARAAAWTGLPEGIAVAVGNVDAHVTAASAQAVKPGRMVAIMGTSTCHVVNGAHLAEVAGMCGVVDGGISPGAWGYEAGQSGVGDIFGWFVEHAAPAGVASHERLSELAASQAVGAHGLIALDWWNGNRSLLVNHDLSGMIVGMTLATRPQDIYRALLESTAYGTRMIIEAFVASGVAVDDLVIAGGLTSNALLMQIYADVTNRPLNIIGSAQGPALGSAIHAAVAAGEYPSIHEASQAMGRVHEAVYRPDPERVRAYDALYAEYRTLHDQFGRGGNDVMLRLRAIRNEAVDAAAVTPETALEVIR, encoded by the coding sequence ATGAACCGTGTGGACGGAGCTGGCGACCGCTACGTCGTCGGTGTCGACTTCGGCACCCTGTCCGGACGAGCTCTCGTGGTTCGGGTCGGTGACGGTGTCGAGTTGGGGACCGCGGTGCACCAGTACGGCGACGGGGTCATCAGCACGGCGCTTCCGGCAGGCCGACCGCTTCCTCCGGACTGGGCTCTCCAGAATCCCGAGGACTACCGCGACGTGCTGCGGTACGCGGTTCCGGCGGCGGTGTCCGCCGCGAAGGTGGATCCCTCGGCGGTGGTCGGGATCGGCATCGACTTCACCGCCTGCACCGTGCTCCCGACCTTCGCCGACGGCACTCCACTCTGCGAGGATCCCGAGCTGCGCGACCGTCCACACTCCTGGGTCAAGCTGTGGAAGCACCACGCCGCGCAACCGCACGCCGACCGAATCAACGCGTTGGCACACGAGCGTGCGGAGCCGTGGATCGGCCGGTACGGCGGCAAAATCTCAGCCGAGTGGCAGTTCGCCAAGGGCCTGCAAATGCTGGAAGAGGACCCCGAGGTCTATCACCGGGCCGAGCGCTTCGTCGAAGCGGCCGACTGGATTGTCTGGCAGCTCGGCGGCGCCGAAACCCGGAACGCCTGCACGGCAGGTTACAAGGGCATCCTGCAGGACGGTCGCCATCCCTCCCGGGACTTCCTGACCGCGCTCAACCCGGACTTCGGCGACTTCGTGAGCAAGCTGGACGGTCCGTTGTCACCCCTCGGCGCCCGAGCCGGCGGGCTCACCGCCCGGGCCGCAGCGTGGACCGGTCTGCCGGAGGGGATCGCGGTGGCTGTCGGCAACGTCGACGCGCACGTCACCGCGGCGTCCGCGCAGGCGGTGAAGCCCGGTCGGATGGTTGCGATCATGGGCACCTCCACCTGTCACGTGGTCAACGGCGCACACCTCGCGGAGGTCGCCGGGATGTGTGGCGTCGTCGACGGCGGCATCAGCCCGGGGGCGTGGGGGTACGAGGCCGGGCAGAGCGGGGTGGGCGACATCTTCGGCTGGTTCGTCGAGCACGCGGCCCCGGCCGGCGTCGCTTCGCACGAACGTCTCAGCGAACTGGCCGCGAGCCAGGCGGTCGGTGCGCACGGCCTGATCGCGCTGGACTGGTGGAACGGCAACCGCTCGCTGTTGGTCAACCACGACCTGAGCGGGATGATCGTCGGGATGACCCTGGCCACCCGGCCGCAGGACATCTACCGGGCGCTGCTGGAGTCCACGGCGTACGGCACACGGATGATCATCGAGGCGTTCGTGGCGTCCGGAGTGGCGGTGGACGACCTGGTGATCGCCGGCGGTCTGACCTCCAACGCCCTGTTGATGCAGATCTACGCCGACGTCACCAACCGGCCACTGAACATCATCGGCTCCGCACAGGGTCCCGCGCTGGGATCGGCGATCCATGCCGCCGTCGCCGCCGGTGAATACCCGTCGATCCACGAGGCGTCGCAGGCGATGGGCCGGGTGCACGAGGCCGTCTACCGACCCGATCCCGAGCGGGTGCGTGCCTACGACGCCCTCTACGCCGAGTACCGGACACTGCACGACCAGTTTGGACGCGGCGGCAACGACGTCATGCTCCGCCTCCGGGCGATCCGCAACGAGGCGGTCGATGCCGCCGCCGTCACGCCCGAGACCGCGCTGGAGGTGATCCGATGA
- a CDS encoding carbohydrate kinase family protein produces MRTAREQGDGSVSPDPTPVTVLGEAVVDLVPEPDGRYAAHPGGSPLNVAVGLARLGVPTRLLARFSTTALGRRLRGHAAANGVDLRYAVDAEEPATLAIVSLGADGNAGYDFYVEGTADWAWRPGELDVALARRGIVHAGSLAVFLPPGADRVGAALRAARDNGMIVSLDPNVRPGLLGTPAEAHTRVDELVRHAHVVKASEEDIGWLYPGRSQEQVLDHWHDRGVTLGVVTLGPRGAVARSGNRLLRQAAPAVEVVDTIGAGDAFTAGLLAVLSRSGAGPAWSDDEIGAALRYAVAVAAATCARPGADPPHRDELPGPPTDSSGRAPDGTYR; encoded by the coding sequence ATGAGGACAGCACGGGAGCAGGGGGACGGATCCGTCAGCCCGGACCCGACACCGGTCACCGTCTTGGGCGAGGCGGTCGTCGACCTCGTACCGGAGCCCGACGGCCGGTACGCCGCACATCCGGGCGGCAGCCCCCTGAACGTGGCCGTCGGCCTGGCCCGACTGGGTGTGCCGACCCGGTTGCTCGCCCGGTTCTCGACCACGGCCCTCGGCCGCCGGCTGCGCGGGCACGCGGCGGCCAACGGCGTCGACCTCCGGTACGCCGTCGACGCCGAGGAGCCGGCGACGCTCGCGATCGTCTCCCTGGGCGCCGACGGCAACGCCGGGTACGACTTCTACGTCGAAGGCACGGCGGACTGGGCCTGGCGGCCGGGCGAGCTGGACGTCGCACTCGCCCGGCGGGGCATCGTGCACGCCGGCTCGCTGGCGGTGTTCCTGCCGCCCGGCGCGGACCGGGTCGGCGCCGCCCTGCGTGCCGCGCGGGACAACGGCATGATCGTCAGCCTCGACCCGAATGTCCGGCCCGGCCTGCTCGGCACCCCCGCCGAGGCCCACACCCGGGTCGACGAGCTGGTGCGCCATGCCCACGTCGTCAAGGCCAGCGAGGAGGACATCGGCTGGCTCTACCCGGGGCGATCGCAGGAGCAGGTCCTCGATCACTGGCACGACCGGGGCGTGACACTCGGCGTCGTGACCCTCGGCCCGCGTGGCGCCGTCGCCCGCTCGGGCAACCGGCTGCTCCGGCAGGCGGCCCCCGCCGTCGAGGTGGTCGACACCATCGGTGCCGGCGACGCGTTCACCGCCGGGTTGCTCGCCGTACTCTCCCGGTCCGGCGCAGGGCCCGCCTGGTCGGACGACGAGATCGGCGCCGCCCTGCGGTACGCCGTCGCGGTGGCCGCCGCCACCTGTGCCCGCCCGGGAGCCGACCCGCCGCACCGGGACGAACTGCCCGGCCCTCCGACCGACTCCTCGGGGCGGGCCCCGGACGGGACGTACCGGTAA
- a CDS encoding glycoside hydrolase family 68 protein encodes MLRLPDHWVWDSWYVQDDDGRWHVFFLRASRALHDPNRRHQRATIGHAVSTDLRDWTLVADALVPADSPGWDDLATWTGCTVRGPDGRWHMFYTGVSRAEDGLVQRIGRAVSDDLTTWHRHGTEPVVEADPTWYELLDRDMWYEQAWRDPWVFADPSGDGWHMLVTARANQGLASERGVVGHATSPDLVTWTARPPLSTPAGFGHLEVPQVAVVDGQPVLLFCTNAVADPRLGDQRIWVVDAPSVRGPWDVSRARPVAHPHLYAPRLVPDGDRGWALIGFLDHVDGTFVGEITDPVPFRPPWTGPDADTVRATVGHRP; translated from the coding sequence ATGTTGCGATTGCCGGACCACTGGGTGTGGGACAGCTGGTACGTCCAGGACGACGACGGCCGGTGGCATGTCTTCTTCCTGCGCGCCTCCCGCGCCCTGCACGACCCGAACCGCCGCCACCAGCGGGCCACGATCGGGCACGCCGTCTCCACCGACCTACGCGACTGGACCCTGGTCGCCGACGCGCTCGTGCCGGCCGACTCACCGGGCTGGGACGATCTGGCCACCTGGACGGGGTGTACCGTCCGCGGCCCGGACGGCCGGTGGCACATGTTCTACACCGGAGTCAGCCGCGCCGAGGACGGGCTGGTCCAGCGGATCGGTCGGGCGGTCTCCGACGACCTGACCACCTGGCACCGGCACGGCACCGAACCCGTCGTCGAAGCCGACCCGACCTGGTACGAGCTGCTCGACCGGGACATGTGGTACGAGCAGGCATGGCGTGACCCGTGGGTGTTCGCCGACCCCTCCGGGGACGGCTGGCACATGCTCGTCACCGCCCGCGCCAACCAGGGACTGGCGTCCGAGCGCGGCGTCGTCGGCCACGCGACCTCCCCGGACCTGGTCACCTGGACCGCCCGGCCGCCGCTGTCCACGCCCGCCGGATTCGGCCACCTCGAAGTGCCCCAGGTCGCCGTTGTCGACGGCCAACCCGTCCTGCTCTTCTGCACCAACGCCGTGGCGGACCCCCGCCTCGGCGACCAGCGAATCTGGGTGGTGGACGCACCGAGCGTGCGCGGCCCCTGGGACGTATCCCGCGCGCGGCCGGTCGCGCACCCGCACCTCTACGCACCCCGCCTGGTCCCCGACGGGGACCGGGGCTGGGCGCTCATCGGGTTCCTCGACCACGTCGACGGCACGTTCGTCGGCGAAATCACCGACCCCGTCCCGTTCCGACCCCCGTGGACGGGCCCGGACGCCGACACCGTGCGGGCCACCGTCGGCCACCGGCCATGA
- a CDS encoding LacI family DNA-binding transcriptional regulator, with protein MGSNRATLADVARLAGLSKTAASMVLNGREGTRLSAEAHQRVFAAAEELGYRPNTAARSLRTRKTATIAFVSDIVATTRFAGDLIRGALDAARERDHVLLITETQGDAAFERYAIEAMLDRQVDGVVYAAMATRRLTVPPAILGGPVVLLNATSSDDLPCVLPDDEKAAVTVTETLLAHGHRDRIALIGRNRLKEDDPEVSIAARARLRGIRKTLSAADVTLFAECHCVEWLPEHGYAAMCTLLSRSPRPTAVICMNDRLAFGAYQALNEAGLTVPDDISVISFDDDPIAAWLRPSLTSAALPHERMGRRAVELVLDGGAAGPSYVPMPLRRRRSTAAPAGTTHSPR; from the coding sequence ATGGGCAGCAACAGGGCGACCCTGGCCGATGTCGCACGACTGGCCGGCCTGTCCAAGACCGCCGCCTCGATGGTGCTCAACGGGCGCGAGGGCACCCGGCTCTCCGCAGAGGCCCACCAGCGCGTCTTCGCCGCAGCCGAGGAGCTCGGGTACCGACCCAACACGGCGGCGCGCAGTCTGCGCACCCGCAAGACCGCGACCATCGCGTTCGTCTCCGACATCGTCGCCACCACCAGGTTCGCCGGCGACCTGATCCGCGGCGCGCTGGACGCCGCCCGGGAACGCGACCACGTACTGCTCATCACGGAGACCCAGGGCGACGCGGCGTTCGAGCGGTACGCCATCGAGGCGATGCTCGATCGCCAGGTCGACGGCGTGGTCTACGCGGCGATGGCGACCCGTCGGCTCACGGTGCCCCCCGCCATCCTCGGCGGCCCGGTGGTGCTGCTCAACGCCACCAGCTCGGACGACCTGCCCTGCGTGCTGCCCGACGACGAGAAGGCCGCCGTGACGGTCACCGAGACCCTCCTCGCACACGGCCATCGCGACCGCATCGCGCTGATCGGCCGCAACCGGCTCAAGGAGGACGACCCCGAGGTCTCCATCGCCGCGCGGGCCCGCCTGCGCGGTATCCGCAAAACCCTCTCCGCCGCCGACGTCACCCTGTTCGCCGAGTGTCACTGCGTGGAGTGGCTACCCGAACACGGGTACGCCGCCATGTGCACCCTCCTATCCAGGTCACCACGCCCGACCGCGGTCATCTGCATGAACGACCGCCTGGCCTTCGGTGCCTACCAGGCGCTCAACGAGGCCGGGCTGACCGTCCCCGACGACATCTCCGTGATCTCCTTCGATGACGATCCCATCGCCGCCTGGCTCCGTCCCAGCCTGACCAGCGCCGCCCTGCCGCACGAGCGGATGGGGCGCCGTGCCGTGGAACTCGTGCTCGACGGCGGCGCGGCCGGGCCGTCGTACGTTCCCATGCCGCTGCGTCGACGCAGGTCCACCGCCGCGCCGGCCGGCACAACCCACTCACCGAGGTAG